The DNA sequence ACGCAAGGCGTACAGCGCCTTCCTGTTCGGCATCGTGACCCCGCCGAAACAGCAACCCGAAGAAACAGAAGGCTGATGAAAGATGTGAAAATACAACTGCTGGAAAAGGAGGTAGCCGCTCCGGGGGATACCATCCGCATATCGGAAGACCTGGACAAGGACTACAAGAAGCTCACCGGTATTTCCTTCCTGGACAACATCGGCCTGGACAACATCCTGCGCTCAATCAGCCTGGACGGGGACGACCTGTTCCCCAAAGACTTCGAGGTGGCCTTCTTGCAAACCAGCCCTTTCGTGGCTCCTGATGAGCGGTTCTATTCCCTGGACAAGATGGCCGACGGTAAGAAGCTGGAGATCGACTTCCAGGACGACGGCACGGGTTCCTACCCGAAAACGATCCGTGTTTACCTGCGCCTGGAGAATGACTGAACGCAAGATCATACGGCTGTATAAGGGCAACCTGGCTCCGGGTGAGAGTGACACGTTCTGCTACACCCCGAAGAAGCATGAGAAGAAGGCCATAGGCATCCTGGTCTCCCGCGACCGGGAGTTGTCCGTCGCCTTCGGGAACGGAACCGATCTGGCACTCAATAGCGTCGTCCATGCCACGATTGTCAAGCGCAACATGCACGACGTGATCTTTCGGGTGAGCGAAGAACTGCAAGGCCGGGTGATCCGGGGACGGGTGGCCAGGGAACAGCAGTTCTCACCGGTGGCCACGTCCAATACGAGTGTTTACCTGGTAATCGAGAGTGAGCGATGACGACCAACGATGTCATACTGATGGAGATGATAAAGGCCGATATGTGCGAGCGGGGCGTGGCACGCTACCACATGACGGACAACGTGGTAAGCAAACCCCGGCGCATCCAGGTCGGGGCGAACGAAGTGGTGTACGTCTGCTTTTGCCATATCAAACTACCCAACACGTTTTCCCTGACCCTTCTCTCCGGGACGAGCAAAGTGGTCTATACGCCCTTTACCATGCGACTGACCGAAGGGTGCAGCATATCGGCTACCATCGTTGCCGTGGCACAAGCTCAGGCAACATCGGAGGCCCAGGCCGAAGCGATTGCCTCCCTGTTCGGGGGCGGCCCTGAAGCATCTGCTTCCGCAAGCACCCAGTCGCAAGCCCAGGCGCAAAGCCAGGCAGAAATTGAGAGTGATAATTCGGACGAAGCCTACAACGAAAGCAGCCTGATAAGCCGCCATTGGAGCGACGTGATTATCAAACAGGTGGGCGGCGCCGGTGAAGACGGCCTGGACTTCTTTCTGAGGTATGTACGGGTAAAATTCGATCATAATGACATTCCATGCGCCCCAAAATGCTGATGTATGAATAAGCGTGTCAAGAACTATATAACGGCTGACCTGGCCAAGAAGAAGATCGCCCGGTACAAATACTGGTCGGTTAAGGATGAGAACGGGATTACCATTGCTTCCAGCGATGAGAATAACCCCGATGGTAAGTCCTTCGGCGAGGTGCTGGACAAGATCATCGGCGACAACGTGGATGCCGAGGTACAGGTCAAGTACGGCATGAATGAACAAAGCTCCAGGAACAACCCGCCCTACTTCGTGAAGATCAATGAGGAAATCGAATGGGTCGAACCTGCCGATGACGACGAAACGGTGAAGATCAACGGCGTGCCGCACAAGGTGGATAAGCACGGCAACGTGAACATCAACCTGACCACCCAATCCAACCAGCCGAAGGTCGAACACGCCGAGCCGGTCAGCACGATCCGCGATGAACTGGAACTCCAACTCAAGGGCCTGCGCCAGGAATACGAGGTGAAAGAAGAACGCCTGAAATTGGACTTGCAGAACAGCATGATGGAACAGTCCCTCAAGTTCAAGGAAATGCTGCTGGCCGAACGGGAATCCCGTGTGGCAGAACGTGAGCAGGCCATCAGCCAGGCCGAAGAAGAACTGGCCGAAAAGCAGGGAGAGATCAGGGAGAACCTGAAAGGCTACCTGAAGGAGATCCCTTCCGCCCTGGGTGGCATCCTGAAAGACCTCATCAGGGAAAGCCGGGAGAAAAAAGACAAGAGCCTGGGAGAAGGCAGGAAGGAGAAGAAAGCCAGGAAGCGCAGCGAGGTAAAGTTTTCCATCAGAAATGACGAGCCGGAAAACCCGGAAGAAGAAGTGGAAGAAACGGAGGAACCGGAAGAAGACTTTGAGCAGATGGTCGAGGATGAAATCGGAAAGTACGAACAGGAGGAAACAGCCGGGACTGAACAAGAGGCAACCGGAGACAAAATGGATAACGAACAACCAAATACCGATAACGATGCAGACATACAACATTGAACTCCGGGTACAGGCAAGGGACGAACAAGAGCTTGCCGAGAAGTTACAGGCCTTCCAGGACTTGCAGGACCACCTGGAGCATGACGACATGATGCAGGCCACCGAAATCATTGTAGAACACCCCGAACTGGTCGAGTTCATCAAGGAGGTAGTACCGGAAGAAGGCCAGGAACTTTCCTTATCGGACTATATCGCCATTGCCCGGAAAGCCTGGGTGAAGTTCGGGTAAAACCAAGACGACATGAACCCATTGATACTTGCCAACATCATATCAGCCATTAAGAAATTCTTTTCCAACAAGGTGGTGCTTACCGTGATCGCCCTGGTGGTGCTGATTTTCCTGTTTAAAAAAAAGATCGGTAAGGCCATCCAAAGCGTCCGGTCGAAGAAGTTCGACAAGCAGGAATACAAGGACGTGAACCTGCTGGCACAGCAATACCGCGAGGCAGTAAACCCTTCCGGTTTTGATGCGCTGATTAACTACGACGGAACCGACGAGCAGGCCATCGAGACACTGGCCAGACAGACCAAAGGTTCCTTGAGAGAGATCAGCGATGCTTACCGCCTGAAATACAACGAAGGACTTAGCGACCGGCTGCGCCGGGAACTGTCATCCGAGGACTTCCAGCGCTGGAAAGACATTGTAACCTGATCGCTGTATGGCAAGGAAGCGCACAGCTATGATCGTAGCTGCCATACTCCTGTTGATCGGGACATTGGCGGCTTTCCGCAAACGCAAACAACTCAAAGATATCGTTATGAATACCGTCAAATTTATCCGTGAAAAGACCTGGGACATTGTAACCGAAAGGCGAATTGCTTTACTGCATCCGCTTATCCGGGACAAGGCCAGGGAGTTCATCAACCGGGCAGAAAAGGAGCTGGGCATCAAGCTGCGCATCACTTCTGCCTTGCGTACGTGGGCAGAGCAGGAAAGCCTGTACGCCAAGGGCAGGACAATGCCGGGTAAAGTAGTGACCAACGCCAAACCCGGACAAAGCCTGCACAACTACGGGCTGGCCATCGACGTGGTGGAGATCAGGAATGGCAAGCCGGTGTGGACGAATCCGAACTGGAAGAAGATCGGCGAGCTGGGTAAGCGCCTGGGCTTTGCCTGGGGTGGTGACTTCAAGACGATCACCGACCTGCCCCACTTCGAGATGCGCTTCGGCAAAACCCTTTCCGAACTGAAGGAACTCTATGCAAGCGGTCAGCGTGATGGTGAATACATTAACCTGGCATAGGTATGCGCAAGGCCGGTGTATTGGTAGCCCTGGTCTTGCTGCTCCTGTTCGGCACGCTGTTCATCCGCCGCAGGAGGCGGCAAGGCCTTGGCCGGGTAGACAGGAAGTTGAGGCCGCCTAAAATCCGCATCGTTTACAGCCGGAAGATCAAGGCTTCGGAAAGGCCGCAAGTGACCAGTGCACAGGAAGTAGTCAGGATTCTCCGTGCGGCCTGGAGTGCACAGATCGAGATCAGGGAAGAATTCATGGTGCTGCACCTGGACCAGTCTAACCGGGTACTTGGCTACCAGCTATTGAGCAAGGGTGGCATTGCCGGAACGGTGGCCGACATCCGGTTGATCTATGCCGCCGCCCTGAAGTCTTTAGCCGTGGCTATCATCATCGCCCACAACCATCCTTCCGGCAATCTTAACCCAAGCCAATCCGACCGCATCCTCACCCGCAGAATCAAAGAGGCAGGCGAAGTGCTCGACATCCGCTTGCTGGATCACATCATCCTCACCAAAGAAACCTACTACTCATTTGCTGATAACGGAGACCTGTAAAATGAAAACCAAACTCACCTATTTCACCACCGGAATCATTCTCACCCTTGCCGTATGGCTGCTTTTCCTGAAAGGTTGCTACCACCAGGAACCGGAGCGGATCACCCGAACCGATACGGTTTACGTTAACAAACCGTACAAGGAAGTCAAGGTCAAGTATGTGGAGAAGTCGGTGAAGGTGCTGGTGTACAAGACGGACACGGTGTACCGGAAGCGGATCGAGAAGGATACGCTCATTACTTCCGTGGAGATCACCTCGAAGCTGGCCAAAATCCATACGATCACGCCCGCCGGTCTGCCGGTGATTAACGAATACCCTTTGCCAGAGTTCCGGGAGATCAGGATGGATCATCAGGGCAATATGCAGGTGAAAAAGAAAAAGCATCGGAGGTTTTGGAGGGTGATGGAAAAGGTGGGATTATTTGCCGGTGGGATAATGATTGGCAGGAAATTCCTTCCCGACAAATAGAAGTATATTTACGTTCCATTACTACTGAACGATGACAACAGATTGGAACTGGTATTTTTCCGCATTTGCACAATGCGGAGCAGCTTTAATTGGGATTATTGCTGCTTTTATCATTTCCAAGTTACTGGGGGAGAACGAAAAGAGCGAAAAGAATGCCAATGATCTGGAAGAATTGATCATTGCTTCTAACGATCTAAAAAAGCGACTTGACTCAAGACACTTTGCTTGGTATGATCGCAAAAATATAGAATACAGCGACGACCTGGAGGAAGCGATCAAGAGAGGCGATTTCAAAGATTTAACGGAGCAAGAAAGGCTCGGCAAGTTGTTTGAAATTGAGTCTACGCTTTACAGAACGGAGGCTTGTCTTGGGGAGCTTGACAAAAGAATCTCTGAGGTTTTAAAATCGCGATCAATCTACGATATAGTTTCAATGACATCTATTCCGCCCGCAGGCATGTGGAATCGCCTTGAAGATGAACGAAACCTTATCAAGCAGCTAAAGATTGAAGCCGAATCACTTATTGAAAAGTTCAATCTTGTTCGATCCAATGGTGACACCTCAGACGTAAATGTAAAACCGATACGAACAGTAATTTATATCCTCGCCATTGGCTTTCTGCTTACTGTAATTTACCCACTACACTTCTTACCTCTCAGGGGCGGCGAACCTCCACAAGTTAGCTTTGATCTATGGGTTGCTCTCGAAAACATCCTCTCTTTGAGAGGCATTCTTCTCTTGGCATTGACCCTCGTAATAGAAGGAATTCTTGCTTATTTCCTGTTGCTAATCAATAGGCTTCAAGCCAAGAACAAGTCCGTGTCATCCAAGATTACGGATGAATACACCAGCATCAAGAATTACCACCCACTTATCTGAGTAGCATGGCCAGCAAGGCGTTCCCATTCTTGTGAATAACTTCTGTAAAACAAAGTACGGATGGCATGATATTGCCTCATCAATTTGACTTTATTTGTCAAACTACTTCAAGGATATGGAGAGCATCGGAGAGCTAATACGGAAATTGAGAGTACAGAAAGGGGAAACACTCCGAACCGTGGCTACGCACTTAGGGGTGGATGTTGCTGTCCTAAGTAAAATTGAGCGCGGCCAGCGTTGGGCAAACAGGCAGCAAGTGCTGAAACTTGCCAGGTACTTTGAAGCAGATAGAGATGAAATGCTTGTGGCCTATCTGAGCGACCGAATATTATATGAGATAGACGGGGAAGGGCTGGCAACAGAAGCCTTGAAGGTAGCTGAGGAAAAATTTAAGTATTCAGTTAAGGTAAAAAATGCCGGTTGATGTCTGATAGTACCAAGCTAAAGAAATCGAAGCCAAGGCAGAGACGCTTGAGTCCGAATTAAGGGAATTGAATTAGGTTGTTAAACATTAATTACATATCAAAATTGTGGAAGAATTAGAGCTTATAAGTACGGCAAAACGGGAGCAGCTATTCAAGAGGTACGCCAAGAAACTGGAAGTTGACAAGAAACTTAGCCGGCAGGTTGTAAGCTTTCAGGCTAACAAAGAAGTTCCATTTTACAGATGGTTTAAATATAAAGAGGGGTTTTCCTCTATATTGGTTAAACACTTTCTTGAGACGTATCATCCCAAACCAGGCAGGATTTTGGATCCTTTTGCAGGAGCCGG is a window from the Flavobacteriales bacterium genome containing:
- a CDS encoding JAB domain-containing protein, coding for MRKAGVLVALVLLLLFGTLFIRRRRRQGLGRVDRKLRPPKIRIVYSRKIKASERPQVTSAQEVVRILRAAWSAQIEIREEFMVLHLDQSNRVLGYQLLSKGGIAGTVADIRLIYAAALKSLAVAIIIAHNHPSGNLNPSQSDRILTRRIKEAGEVLDIRLLDHIILTKETYYSFADNGDL
- a CDS encoding helix-turn-helix transcriptional regulator, which produces MESIGELIRKLRVQKGETLRTVATHLGVDVAVLSKIERGQRWANRQQVLKLARYFEADRDEMLVAYLSDRILYEIDGEGLATEALKVAEEKFKYSVKVKNAG
- a CDS encoding M15 family metallopeptidase; protein product: MARKRTAMIVAAILLLIGTLAAFRKRKQLKDIVMNTVKFIREKTWDIVTERRIALLHPLIRDKAREFINRAEKELGIKLRITSALRTWAEQESLYAKGRTMPGKVVTNAKPGQSLHNYGLAIDVVEIRNGKPVWTNPNWKKIGELGKRLGFAWGGDFKTITDLPHFEMRFGKTLSELKELYASGQRDGEYINLA